The genomic window GGCCGGATTAAACGGGAAGTGAGAAAACCGATTACCACAAAAAGGAAACCGGTGATCATAAAGATCAGAACATAACCAAACTGTGAAATTTCCATGGCGGGCTGTATTAGTCGGATTCGGTTAGCTGGTGATGAGCGTGCCGGAATTCCTGTTGGGATGGATCACTTTTAATGAAATCCATGGTCTGGTGAAGTGCATCAATGAATTTATCAAAATCTTCCTGATAGAGGAAAACCTTGTGTTTTTCATAGTCGGTTTCGCCGACCCTCTTGCTTTCAGTGATGGTGATATATTGTTCGGAAGACTTGGTTGATTTGACGTCGAAAAAGTAAGTTCTCTTTCCGGCGCGAACCCGTTGGGTATACAATTCGGTGCGGTTTTCCACTGCTTCTCCTCCCGGCTGATGCGCAACACACGGCGTTTTTGGGCGCTCAAAATTACGTGTATACCCGGGAAAATCAAACCGGACCATATACTCCAATAAACTTTTAATTCGCCCGCAGGAGCAGGAGGAAGCAATCAGCGGCCGAGTTTCAGCCGGAAGGTGGCCACGACCTGGGCCGGATCGAGGGGATCGGTGAGTGTCACCAGACGGCGTGGTAACCGTCCGAGTTTTCGGACCT from Bacteroidota bacterium includes these protein-coding regions:
- a CDS encoding DUF3276 family protein, yielding MVRFDFPGYTRNFERPKTPCVAHQPGGEAVENRTELYTQRVRAGKRTYFFDVKSTKSSEQYITITESKRVGETDYEKHKVFLYQEDFDKFIDALHQTMDFIKSDPSQQEFRHAHHQLTESD